ACCGAGCTGGCCGCCCGCGGGACCACGCTGCTCGTGACGAACGACTCGACACTCACCGACGACCAGCTCGAGCAGATCGCCGGCACGGAGGCCGACCTCGTGCTGGTCGACCCGGTCTTCGCCCTGCCGCCGGCCACCTCCGCGGCTGAGACCGCGCCCGGCTACGAGCCCGAGCAGGTCCGCGAGGCGCTCTGCGGCGACACCGACGCCCTGGCCGCGGGCACGCTGCTCAGCGGCGGCTCCGGATTCGTGGCCCTCGACGGCCAGGCCACCGTGTGCTTCCCGGCGACTGGCGACGCCAGCGGCGCCGGGGCCTACCTGGTGGTCGAGGGCGAGCGCCGTGTGACGGCCTTCGCCAACGGCTCGGTGCTCACCAACGCGTCGATCACCGCCGAGGGCAACGCGGCGCTCGCGCTGCGCGCCCTCGGGCGGAACGACCACCTGGTCTGGTACGTGCCGTCGCTCAGCGACAGCGGCGAGGCCGCCAGCCCGCCGCTCGGAGACCTGCTCCCGCCGTGGGCGCGGGCCCTCGGCCTGCAGCTGCTGCTGGTCGCGGCCGTCGCCGGAGTGTGGCGGGCCCGACGGCTGGGCCGGGTGGTGGTCGAGCCGCTGCCCGTGACGGTGCGGTCGGGCGAGGCGACGCGTGGGCGGGGCCGGCTGTACCGTCGCTCTCGTTCCTACGGCCACGCGGCCGCCGCGCTGCGGGCCGGGGTGGCGACGCGGACGTCCGCGCAGCTCGGCCTCCCGCGATCGGCGCCCGCGCCCGCCGTGATCGACGCCCTCGCCCGGGCGACCGGGCGCACCCCTGACGACGTGGCTGCCCTGCTGTACGGGCCGCCGCCGACCGACGACAACGGGCTGGCGCTGCTGGCCCGGACGCTGGACGAGCTGGAGAGCGAGGTTCACCGAACGTGACCGAGGCACACACCACCGGTGGGTGGCCGACCCCTGACGGGGCGCCCGCACCGGCCCCCCAGCCGCCCCCCTCCCCCGCCATGCCCGCGCCTCAGGCGACCGCCCCCGGCGCGCCTGCCCACGCCCCGCAGGGGCCGTCCGCGGGCCTGCGCGCGACGCTCGGCGCTGTCCGGTCAGAGGTCGGCAAGGCCGTCGTCGGCCAGGACGCCGCGGTGACCGGGCTGGTGATCGCGATGCTGTGCCGCGGCCACGTGCTGCTCGAGGGCGTGCCCGGCGTCGCGAAGACCCTGCTGGTCAGGACGCTGTCCGCGGCGCTGGACCTGGACACCAAGCGGGTGCAGTTCACCCCCGACCTGATGCCCGGCGACATCACCGGCTCGCTCGTGTACGACGCCCGCACCGCCGAGTTCTCCTTCCGTGAGGGCCCGGTCTTCACGAACCTGCTCCTGGCGGACGAGATCAACCGGACGCCGCCCAAGACCCAGGCCTCGCTGCTGGAGGCCATGGAGGAGCGCCAGGTGTCGGTGGACGGGCACGCGCGGCCGCTGCCAGACCCGTTCATGGTGATCGCGACCCAGAACCCGGTCGAGTACGAGGGCACCTACCCGCTGCCCGAGGCCCAGCTCGACAGGTTCCTGCTCAAGCTGAACCTGCCGCTGCCCGAGCGCGCGCACGAGGTCGAGGTGCTGTCCCGGCACGCCGCCGGCTTCGACCCCCGGGACCTGCGGGCGGCCGGCGTGCGCCCCGTCGCAGGCCCGGAGGACCTGGCCCGGGCCCGGGCCGAGGTCGCGCGCGTCCAGGTGGCGCCGGAGGTGCTGGGCTACGTCGTGGACGTGTGCCGCGCGACCCGCCAGTCACCCTCGCTGTCCCTTGGTGTCTCGCCCCGTGGGGCGACGGCGCTGCTCGCGACCTCTCGCGCCTGGGCGTGGATGTCCGGCCGCCCGTACGTGACGCCTGACGACGTCAAGGCCCTGGCGCACCCCACGCTGCGGCACCGCGTGCAGCTGCGGGCCGAGGCCGAGCTCGAGGGCGTCACCACCGAGAGCGTCCTGGACACGGTGCTCGCGTCCGTGCCCGTCCCGCGC
The sequence above is a segment of the Cellulomonas chengniuliangii genome. Coding sequences within it:
- a CDS encoding DUF4350 domain-containing protein; the encoded protein is MSAPAPAVAAPVIGDGTTGRSRAISRWRRARWPLALVAIVLVVGLLAALPSPRTSTAALAPDNASANGARALAEVLREQGVEISYVRTSAEATELAARGTTLLVTNDSTLTDDQLEQIAGTEADLVLVDPVFALPPATSAAETAPGYEPEQVREALCGDTDALAAGTLLSGGSGFVALDGQATVCFPATGDASGAGAYLVVEGERRVTAFANGSVLTNASITAEGNAALALRALGRNDHLVWYVPSLSDSGEAASPPLGDLLPPWARALGLQLLLVAAVAGVWRARRLGRVVVEPLPVTVRSGEATRGRGRLYRRSRSYGHAAAALRAGVATRTSAQLGLPRSAPAPAVIDALARATGRTPDDVAALLYGPPPTDDNGLALLARTLDELESEVHRT
- a CDS encoding AAA family ATPase — its product is MPAPQATAPGAPAHAPQGPSAGLRATLGAVRSEVGKAVVGQDAAVTGLVIAMLCRGHVLLEGVPGVAKTLLVRTLSAALDLDTKRVQFTPDLMPGDITGSLVYDARTAEFSFREGPVFTNLLLADEINRTPPKTQASLLEAMEERQVSVDGHARPLPDPFMVIATQNPVEYEGTYPLPEAQLDRFLLKLNLPLPERAHEVEVLSRHAAGFDPRDLRAAGVRPVAGPEDLARARAEVARVQVAPEVLGYVVDVCRATRQSPSLSLGVSPRGATALLATSRAWAWMSGRPYVTPDDVKALAHPTLRHRVQLRAEAELEGVTTESVLDTVLASVPVPR